CAGAAGTCTGAGTTGAACAGTGCAAATTTGCTAAAAGTTAAAATATTAAGTGTTTATGCATGAGAATGACTTCTTCTATATTTCTTTCGTGGATGGTGGAACCCTCCAATTAACCCACCAAGAATATGTTGTGAAATTCAAAGAGCTGGTGATGGTGATGAGCAAAAGCGGGGAACGGTGTGGCCAAGGCGGTGGCGGCCGCAGCAGCTGTCGTCATGATGGGAACGACGGAAGCTAGCTGGTTGTGGTCATTACATGGCAGATGTTCCTGCATTGTTTTTTTGAGTGGGATCTATATAGACCTGTGTTTTGATAGAACCTTATACAGTAGGAACTGCACTACTATTGAATTGCACTAGGTACCTGGATTATTATCTGCGGAACTGCACTACTATTAAATTGTTTATGCAAAATAATCTAATTGCTTAGTATCTATAAGGATCCGATTTGCTTATGCAATGGAAACCGTAGTACTATCTGTTCTCATCGATGTGCTGCTATTTTGGATGAATCGTCTTGCCTctattttggatgaattaataaCTTTTGCTGATGGTGGCGACAGTGTTCCAGAACCTTGTTTGCGTTTTGAAATGGGCAAGAAAGCGCAGTGGGTATGCACGTTACAACCTTTCCTGTACGGACACAGCTGGTGCTTGCCCCATCTGCCCAGAATGGAAAACAtagtttttatatttttcttatttaGATTAGAGTGTGTGTGCTGGAGGTTTAAAGGACGCACGGCACGCGTTAGCTGCTTCCAATATTtttatattaaatttatttagagtataaatattgatattattttttataaacttgaaTAACTATCTCTGGCTGCCCCTAAGCACAACCAAGCTGCCCAAAGAACACGTCCGGAAGACAGTGGATGCCGTCGCGCGGAGACTGCCTGCATGCCACGGCCCCCTCATGGCCAGAAGTGGGAGGCTGATATGGGTAAAATCGGTGCTGACCGCAATCCCCGTCTACTGCATGATAGCTTATGGTCTGCCTCCATGGGCACGGGCAGAGATCGACTCAATCTGTAGACGATTCCTATGGACCGGAAGTAACGGCGATGTCAAGGGGAAATGCATGGTGGCCTGGAAGACGTGCACACGGCCAAAAAAGCTCGGGGGGCTGGGAATCACAGACCTGAAACTCCAGGCAATGGCATTCGAAGCAAAGTGGCTGTGGCTTCAGAAGACTGACGCCGATAGAGCTTGGACATCGCTGCCACTGCAGCAATCTAATGAAGCGAGGTCCTTCTTCCAAGCATCAACTTACACAATCATCGGCAATGGCCGGAATACTCTGTTCTGGCAAGACAGCTGGGTTCATGGGGTGTCAATCAGAGCAATGGCGCCCACCTTGATGCACTTTGTCCCCAAACGAGTCATCTGCAGGCTAACGGTGGTGGAAGCACTCACGGACAGGCATTGGGTGCGCACCATATCCGGCGGAGTAACTGCCCCAGCAGCCGCGGAATACTTGCAGGTCTGGCACGCGATTGAGGACATCGTCCTCACGGACGCACCGGACCGCCTCGTCTGGCGATGGGAGTCTGACGGAAGCTTCTCGGTCCGATCGGCTTATCAGGCATTACATCTCGGTTCTCACCCCATTCTGGGTTGCGTCAGGATTTGGGAGGTGTGGGCGCCGCTCAAGGTCAAGCTGTTTCTCTGGCTGGCGGTTCGCCACCGACAATGGACAGCGGACAGACGACGGAAGCATGGGCTCGATGCACACGACACCTGCTTCCTGTGCGATCAGGAACCGGAAACCATTGATCACATCATCGTCGAATGTTCCTTCGCCAGGCAGTTGTGGTTCGAGGCAGCCACGGCGCTTGGGGCAACTCTGACCGAGCAACCAGCCGGCGCCATTGTCGACTGGTGGCAGACCTGGAGAGCTCTTTGGCCAGCGTCATTTGCAAGAGGCGCAGACTCCATGTTCGCGCTAATCGCTTGGGAAATCTGGAAAGAACGTAATGCGCGTTGTTTTCGTGGAGCAGCCACACAGATTCCGGCGATCAAGGCAACCATCAAACTTCAGGCAGAGCTATGGGTCCAGGCCGGTGCGAAGCACCTAGGTTGTTTAATTGAGCGAGTAATAGGTTAGAGAAGAAGCTGAGCAGGGTGGGTGCGCTCAGTGTTAATCTTGTAAACCACCCGAGATGTAACAAACTATTCTTCTACTTAATACAAAAACGCGCAAATCTTTTGCGTgattgagaaaaaaaattattatcCCAAAATCTACACTTTTATTTTGTTAATGGGGGCATGATTTTTCTATAATAGTTGAATGGCTAGGACTGTATCGGCGCCGGCTTGCCATGCTTCTGCCGATGCTTGCCGACCTGGCGTAATTTCGTCACTTCACATTATTGGATTGTTTTCCTACATTAGGATTGCTTGTTAATTGTTGATCAAGCTTGATTGATCCCCCTCTGAAATAAGAAGTTCTGGCCCGGGAGGTATAATATCAATCACTTGGCGTCCATCCGACGCATCCACTATGGATATTTCATGCCCCCTTTTCTTTACGTAGTATTTTTTTTACTATACCTGTTGACGTAGCATTATAGACTGTATTGTTACTCTTGCTACCATCAGGATAGATCTATCCCCCTTCCTCGGTTTCCCCCTACATATATGGAATATTTTAAGAAATGAACATTTTTTTAGTGGGATCGGGGGACTTATATAAGATAAGCCACTTTTTACATGGATCGTCTAGTCGAGAGACAATGCAAAATTGTCGGTGGCCATATCTATCTTATTTACGTAATAACCAGATCTGATTTTGAGTATTTGAATTAAGATATGGTATAGCTAATATAGCAATGTCTATATTCATATAGAGAATATCGATTTTGCTTTTGAACCTTTTTAGACGAACATATATCAAGAAAAATATTAGAATCACTTTCACCCTTAGGCACCTTTTGCTGTCGGTTCAGTTCACGTCGATTCACACGAGAGAAAAGGATTGCAATCCATATATACTTACTATAGGGTAAATTTCACTGGTGGTCCTCAACCTTGTTCCGAGTTTTTATCCTGGTCCCGGTTTTTCATCTAGGTCTCGGTACTCTCATATTACACATTTAGTTCTCTAAACTTGTTCCAAGTTCTTATCCAGGTCTTGGTAATTTCAAATTGCACATTTAGCTCCCTAAACTTTTTCTAAGTTCTCATCCAAGTCCCAGTACTTTAGAATTGTATATTTAGCTCCCTAAACTTATCCTAAGTTCTCATCTAGGTCCCAGTATACGCGTCACATCCTCCGGCCGGCCTAGGCCTCGGAGGACAGTGGCACGACAAGCACAACCTGGACAGACGACGGCGCGGGGAGATGGCCTGTGTGGACGGCGACCCGGCGAGGTGGCCTATAGGAGGATGACTGCGTGTCTAGGTGACAGCGACCACGAGCTGCAGCCTTCGCGACGGTGACCGCAGGCAGCGGCCTTCGCGGCTCCGCGCGACAGTGTCCTGTGCGTCGGCGAGCACAGCAGCAGCCTTCGCGGCGGCGAGCGGGAGTGGCAGCACAACCGAGCGAGTAGGGCGAGCAGGCGCGGCGAGCGACCGTCGCCGGGAGCTAAACATGTAATTCGGGACTAGGTGAGAACTTAGGACAAATTCAGGGAGCTAAATGTGCAATTTTTAAGTACCGGGACCAGAACTAAAAATAGTTTAGAGAGCTAAATGTGCAATTTAAAAGTACCGGGACCTCGATAAAAACTCGGGATAGGTTTAGAAAGCTAAATATGCAATTTAAGAGTGCGAACCGCCGGTGAAATTTACTCGGTACTATATAGGTAGACAACCAATGCGCATGGGCATGGAAATCGTATAGACATGTGGTATAATTATTATATCATGTGATCGAATGCAGAACAATACAACGAACACGTACACAATCAGACGTACACAGATATACGGCCATCCAGACAAGACAATACAGAGCACCCCAGGTAAAAATAAAATCGCGCTGGAGGACAATTCAAGGTTTTGATGTGCGTTCAGCTCCCATTATTCGACAAAGGTTCCATATGGTGCAGCACAACTTCGTTCGAAAGTAGGATATCAAGAGGGAGTAGCTCAGTGGTGGCCAGGAAGCTTCTCCTTGATCTTGTCCATGAGACCCTTCTTCtcttcgccatggccggcggtgccATCGGTTCCATGAGCCCCTGCTCCGCCGGTCACGCCAGCGTGCCCCTGCTGCCCGTAGGCTCCagctccacccgtcgctgccgccGCCTGGTTCTGCTGGTTGTCCTTGTGGCCGCCGGGGAGCTTctccttgatcttctcctttaGCCCCTTCTTCCTCCGACCGCCCATGCCGTCGTCCTCGGATGACTGCACGTACGGTATGATCGGCAAAGATCAAGTTATTACAGATGACAGTCACTCAATCAGTCAGTGCACATGCATGTACGCgatggattatatatatatatatatatatatatatatatatatatatatatatatatatatatatatatatatattgtattcTATATGGGAAACAAAAGAAGCATATATAccgagctggagctggagctggagctggagcttcCGGAGCGATGAAGGATACCGCGGCTCCTGTGCTCCTCAGCAGCGGCGGGCTGGAACGCCTGCCCGCCTGCACTGGCCTCACCATGGCCTGCCATGACAGTGGCGTGGTCGTGCTGCCCCTGGTGCTCCATGCTATCACTCGTTGATTTTCTCTCTGGCCTGCTATCACACTTGTTTTCAAGTCTACTAGTACTAGTGCCACGAGCTTTGTTGTTCTTGGAGTGTGATCGAATTGTGGTGCAGCCCCAGGCAGCATTTTATACTGCAGCGAGAATTAGAGAGTGGTTTTGGGACATCAACCAAGAGTGGATATGTGTGCAGCCACGAGTCGTCGCTACGTAGCCACAGCTAGTAAAATTAATTAATTAGCTGGGGCCTGGACGGCACAAATTAAGTTCGGTGGCGCCACGTACGCTACAGGTTCTTCTCGAAGAGGATTGACAGGTACGAATGGATGGATGTCGGCAGAACTCATCTGCTACGTGGATATAGGGAGCTGAATTTACGATAGCAGCTCGTGCCTGCTCCTTCcgtctaataaaaaataaatagggGCAGAACCAGGCCACATGGAAACCAGTGTAGAACCACCTAAAAACCAGCAGAAGTAGCTTCGAGAACTATATATGTTGATAGTATAACTATATATATAGGAGAGGAA
The sequence above is drawn from the Miscanthus floridulus cultivar M001 chromosome 15, ASM1932011v1, whole genome shotgun sequence genome and encodes:
- the LOC136506663 gene encoding dehydrin Rab16B-like; translated protein: MEHQGQHDHATVMAGHGEASAGGQAFQPAAAEEHRSRGILHRSGSSSSSSSSSSSSEDDGMGGRRKKGLKEKIKEKLPGGHKDNQQNQAAAATGGAGAYGQQGHAGVTGGAGAHGTDGTAGHGEEKKGLMDKIKEKLPGHH